In Phycisphaerae bacterium, the following proteins share a genomic window:
- the guaB gene encoding IMP dehydrogenase, whose protein sequence is MNRSGYPGSKITGEGITFDDVLLIPARSSVIPRVVDVRSRLTRNIPINIPLISAPMDTVTESALAIALAQEGGIGIIHKNLSIEAQAREVYKVKRSESGVIIDPITLRPNDTVGRAREIMNLHNVSGVPITDDDSRVRGILTRRDLKFLPPASNDMVIEQVMTKTNLVTAAPDTTLEDAERILNRHKVEKLLLVHSDGRLAGLITIRDINRSRLYPTTCKDSRGRLRVGAAVGVHDYERVEALIANDVDVIVVDTAHGHSDNVIETVRNIRKKHNIDIIAGNIATGEAARDLIDAGADAVKVGIGPGSICTTRVVSGVGVPQVSAIMNVVAVAEPAGVPVIADGGIRYSGDITKAIAAGASSVMIGSLFAGLDESPGQIVIWKGRRFKEYRGMGSLGAMVSGSADRYGQGGETRADKLVPEGVEGRVPYRGQLAEFVYQLVGGVRAGMGYCGTPTVEELRSKACFIRISPASVIENHPHNITITREAPNYAIDYQVEQPL, encoded by the coding sequence TCACCTTCGACGACGTGTTGCTGATCCCGGCACGGTCTTCCGTCATTCCCCGCGTGGTGGACGTGCGCAGCCGCCTGACCCGGAACATCCCCATCAACATCCCGCTGATCTCGGCCCCCATGGACACGGTCACCGAATCGGCCTTGGCTATCGCCCTGGCCCAAGAGGGCGGCATAGGTATCATTCACAAGAACCTCTCCATCGAGGCCCAGGCACGCGAGGTCTATAAGGTCAAGCGGTCGGAATCGGGCGTGATCATTGATCCCATCACTCTTCGCCCCAATGACACCGTCGGCCGGGCCCGCGAGATCATGAACCTGCATAACGTGTCCGGTGTCCCAATTACGGACGACGACAGCAGGGTCCGGGGCATCTTGACACGCCGAGACCTCAAGTTTCTCCCGCCCGCCTCCAACGACATGGTCATTGAGCAGGTCATGACCAAGACCAATCTGGTCACGGCCGCTCCCGATACCACCCTCGAAGACGCGGAGCGGATTCTGAACCGGCACAAGGTCGAGAAGCTGCTGCTGGTTCACAGCGACGGGAGACTGGCCGGCCTGATCACCATCCGTGATATCAATCGCAGCCGGCTCTACCCGACGACCTGCAAGGATTCTCGAGGCCGGCTTCGCGTCGGGGCTGCCGTCGGCGTACACGACTATGAGCGAGTCGAGGCTCTGATTGCCAACGACGTTGATGTCATCGTCGTCGACACCGCCCACGGGCACAGCGATAACGTCATCGAGACCGTTCGCAACATCCGTAAGAAACACAACATCGACATCATCGCCGGCAACATTGCCACCGGCGAGGCTGCCCGCGACCTGATTGACGCCGGCGCCGATGCGGTCAAAGTCGGTATCGGTCCCGGATCCATCTGCACCACCCGTGTGGTCAGCGGTGTCGGCGTGCCGCAGGTTTCCGCCATCATGAACGTGGTCGCGGTGGCCGAGCCCGCGGGCGTACCCGTCATTGCCGACGGCGGTATCCGCTATTCGGGCGACATCACCAAGGCCATCGCCGCCGGCGCCAGTTCCGTCATGATCGGCTCGCTGTTCGCCGGTCTCGATGAGTCCCCCGGCCAGATCGTGATCTGGAAGGGACGTCGCTTCAAGGAATATCGCGGAATGGGTTCGCTTGGCGCAATGGTCAGCGGCAGCGCCGATCGTTATGGTCAAGGCGGCGAGACCAGGGCCGATAAGCTTGTCCCTGAGGGTGTCGAGGGTCGTGTACCCTACCGAGGCCAGCTCGCCGAATTTGTTTACCAACTGGTGGGCGGCGTGCGGGCCGGCATGGGCTACTGCGGAACGCCGACGGTCGAGGAGCTTCGCTCCAAGGCCTGCTTCATTCGCATCTCGCCCGCCAGCGTGATCGAGAATCACCCCCACAACATCACCATCACCCGTGAGGCTCCGAACTACGCCATCGATTACCAAGTGGAGCAGCCACTATGA
- a CDS encoding twin-arginine translocase TatA/TatE family subunit translates to MNLVFQPVAWTLGPMEIVIIGLVGLLIFGKRIPDLAKSLGRSIVEFKKGLRETENEDPKALGNDQADILPPPEKRNNNTAH, encoded by the coding sequence ATGAACCTTGTCTTCCAACCCGTCGCGTGGACGTTGGGACCGATGGAGATTGTGATCATCGGCCTGGTGGGCTTGTTAATCTTCGGAAAACGGATCCCCGACCTGGCCAAATCGCTCGGCCGCAGCATCGTTGAGTTCAAGAAAGGCCTGCGCGAGACCGAGAACGAGGACCCCAAGGCCCTGGGCAACGACCAGGCCGATATCCTCCCGCCACCGGAAAAGCGAAACAATAACACCGCCCACTGA